The genomic segment CTCTTTTCCTTCCCCTTACCCCCAGCGTTGTATATATTACCATATTTATAGTTTTTTGTCAATACTTTTGTTTTTTATTTAAAAAGGACAGCAAATCTAATTATAATCAGAATAATAAGCTTTTCAATTAATTATCGCTATATTATTTTTACCATAATATTCTATAACATTATTTAAAAACTCGGGATTATATTTTTTTGATAGAACAAATAGTATTCTTCTTTTTATCATTGGTACCTCAACCCATCCATCTGTAAATATTATAATTCCTTCTGGACGAATATTCTCTTCTACGTAATCTATAGCTGGTTGCATATCTGTTGAACCTTTACCTTTTAAAATTAACTCTTTCCAACTTCCTTTATTATAATTCAAAATGTTTTGAACACGATTATCAGCCTCTATTAAAGTAACTTTTCCACCAAGAGTTTTTGCTATACTTTCGATTTCACTGAAAAAAATGTTGAATTCTTCTTCTATAATAGAACCACTGGTGTCTAATATTACTACGATGTTTGGACCCCGTTCAGTCATCCAACCAGGTTGATCTTCGTACCTTCTATTAGGTCTTAAGATTGTTCTATATTTTTCTACTATTATTGAACTTCCAAAAAACCTTCTTAAGAGAGTTTGCCAGTTTAAAAACGGTTTTTTTACTATTATTGAAATAGCCATTTCAATTCCATCTGGAAGATTTGATTTGGCCTTATCATATGCTTTTGTTACAAATTCATTCACAACATCAAAAGCCATTTCTTCTGGTATTTCAGAAGAAAATTCATGTGAATCACCTTGCTTTTCTCTTATTTCAGATATTTCTTCTACGTCAATCATTTTATTCTCTTCTAAGAATTTTATTATATATCGATAATATTCTTCAGCAGTCTTATTTAACTGATCCATGGGTGCTGTAACAAAAAAGAATTCGTTGTCTGGAGCATGACCTTCTGATACCATAACATCTAAAGGTTCAGAAATTGCGTCTAATTCTCTGATATATTGGTTTACAGCTGCATCCATAGCTAAATCCCAGATACCTTTTTCTCTTTTATTCTTAGGCTTTATAAAAATATGCCCGAATATTATATGATAGATTTCATGTTTTAATATACCTTTTGTAATGTTCAATCCCAGATTTTTTAATCTAATTGGGTTATATAATAATCTAAATTTTCCTTGTGGAGTAATCGAAACTTTTACAGTTCGAACAGAATTGGTTGGCACAGAATCAAAATTCATTCTAAGGTATGAAAAAAATAGACTTTCTTTCTCTAACTCTATCCAAGCTTTTTGAAGAATATCTTCCATTTCTAGATCCCTTCTATCCAAGATGAGTCTTCGAGTTTTATAGCAATTTCTTCTAGTAGCTTGTCATAGAAAGCTCTTTTTAAGCCTTTGTTTTTTTCAGCCATTTCATTTAAAAATCTTAATACAGAAAACAAAGCATCTTTAGGTACCAGATTGCTAATCTTTTTTATATTATCTGCAATGGTTTTTTGGTATCCATCCGATAATATTTCCTGCATATCTTCTTCATTTAATGATTCAAAATAATTATTTATTCTGAGTATTAAACTTACTTTTTCTTCATTGGTTAGCTTTCCAATTCTATCTAAATACTTTGCTTCAAGCAGTAATTCTCTTGGATTTGGTAATTCTACCTTGTTTTCAAGATGAGATAGAAAAGCTCTAGATGCCTCTGAACCAACAATAGAAGCTGCTATAATGTACCCATAATCTTTTATATCATTTTCAGATAAATGAGATAATACATTAGCAAGTTTAAACCAGCTCCTTGGACTAGGCCTTAAATCTAACCTCATTGATACTATGTGGTCTGAAGCTAAATACTCTGGATATTCTTGAATAAAGGAAATTATCTCCTTCTTAACTCTTTTTTCATAAGACCAATTTACCCAATCCTCAACATCAGGAGATAATTCAAGATGAAAGAATCTTGACATAAAAGCAGGATCGGTTATTAAATCAACTTGATCGTATTCTTCATCAGGAGGATTTGCAGCTCCCATAATCCATGCACCATCTGGTAGTATATGATTATGTATCCTTCTATCTATCAAAAGTTGCATTATTGCATTCCTTATTGATCGATGAGCCCTGTTTATTTCATCTATCATTATGATCACATTATCATTTTCTGGCCACCAATCAGGTTTTAGGAAAACCGTTCTCTCGGAATCTCTAGAAGGAAGCCCTATTAAATCTCCGGGTTCCATTTGAGAAATTATTAAAATGATTAGTTCTCTTCCTGTTTCTTGAGCAATTTCTCTGGCTATATCTGTTTTTCCAACCCCAAAATGCCCCCATAATAATGGAATTTCTCCTGCTTCCATTATTTTTTTTGAAATATATTTTATAGATGATGGTTTCATTATTCTTCCCCTTTCTTTATTTATTATCTGCAAATTATTTTCTTATTTTGTAATCTTTATCCGTTTTCATAATAAGAGGAAATGACCCTTGATTTTCAACAATGATTTCTCCTACTCCTATAAAACCTCCATTAGATAAAATTTTAAATGATTTGATAATCTCCCGATCCTTCCCTTCATAAATCCTTTGATCTATTAAAATATTATTACTATTGATAACTCTTAAAAAGATATCATAATCTGGCCAACTTTCGACGCTATATCCTATTAAATAAATTTTATTATTGTCTACATATATATCTTCTACCCTAGATAAAGCTCTGATAGATAAAATTTCAAAAAAATCAACTTCTAAACTATTTAAATTTTCAATCTGTTTGTTTATTTTTAGGATAAATCCTTTCCATTCCCTTTCATTTAATGTGGTAGTGTATCCACTAATATATATATTTCCTTCTGAATCACGAGAAATTGAAGTCGGATTTTCGTTAAAGGACGTATAGCCATATTCATCTTGAAATATCAAGATGCCTTCCCTACTGTATTTTAATATTAATAAATCTTTTTGCCTCTCTGGATTTGAGTTGGAAGTTCCTATAGCTATTATATTATTATTGCTTACTATCATATCTATGATTTCTTCGTCTTTTTCTCTGCCATAAGTGTTTTCCCAAATTTTATTCCCTGTACTACCAATTTCCAATAAGTAAGCCTCTTTTTGATTATTGGTTATTATATATCCACCTATTATCCATCCATTTACAGTATTTTTTATTGAGCTAAAACTACCTTGTTCGTTAATTATATTAGACCATCTCATATCCCCGTTTCTAGATGTGTTTAAAATGTAAGGTTTTCCATTTTTTTGACCAACAAAAGTATATGTATTATTAGCAAAAACAAAATCATTTAAATTTAACTGTCCACTTTCAATAAAAATTTCATTCTTTATATAACCGTCTTGAGAGAATATATAAACGTAATACTGAATCTCTTTCTTTGTTAAAACTGCATACTCATTTTCAGAAATTTTTATTATTTTTTCGAAAGACGTTCCATTTTCATCAATTTTCCTATAAAAAGAATCTCCACTGGCTATAAAAATCTCTTCTTCATTTGAAAGATATTCAATTAAAGTTATTCCTTTGCTATCAAAACTTGTTGATATATATTCTATAGTATCATTAGATCTTAAATCAGAATTACCAATAAAAATGTTAAAAAAGAAAAAGAAAAAACATAAACCAGCAATTGAATAAAAGAGTATTTTATTTATCAGCTTTTTTCACCACTTTTCAAATTATAAAGGTATTTAATTTCCTTTATATTATTCTTTTATTTTTTGTATTTTATATTATAGGAATTCGGGTTTTGCCAATTAAAATTAACCTCAATTTGTACTTTTAATTCTTTTTCTAGCTCATTAATTACTGAGGTTGTTAAATAACCAGACAAATTATGATAGACATTTAATTCCAAATTTTTCACTTTTTCTTTCTTAATTTCCTTAATCAAAGATTGTATTTCTTTTACTAATCTACCATAGATCAAGGAAGGGGCTATGATTTTCCCAGTTCCGTGACACACTGGACATCTCGAAAACACATTAGTATCTAAAGGCTGAGTAGTTCTTTTTCTTATTAATTCTAATAATCCCATGTTTGTAAACCCTAGTACTTTTACACGTGATTTGTCTTTCTTTGATTCTTCTCTTATAACATCGATCACTTCTTTCCTATGAGAAGAATCTTTCATGTCGATAAAATCCACAACAATCATCCCACCAATATTCCGCAACTTTAATTGTCTAACAATCTCTTTGGCAGCTTCAATGTTTGTTATATAAGACGTTTCTTCTACGTTTTTTCCTTCTAAATTACCAGCTGAATCAACATCTATAGCAGTAAGAGCTTCAGTACTATCTATGGTGATAGTTCCACCACCGTTAAGCTCAATTTTTTTATCAAAAATTTCATTTAATTGATCATATATTCGATAAATTTTAAAAATATCTCCTTTTTCAAACTCTATTCTGGGATTTAAATCAAAATCTTTAAGACTCTTTTTTAATTTTTTGAAACTTTTTTTGTCATCAGTAATTACCTTCTTTGTTTGAGAATCAAGTCTTTCTCTCAAAATATAACCTAAAAAATCTGACTCTTGATATACTATATTTGGTGCTTTTAAGTTTCCCATTTTTTCTTTTATTTGATTATACTTCTCTCTCAACTCTTGCAACTCTTTTAAAGCTTCTTGTTCTTCTATACCATAAGAATTTGTTCTGAAGATTAAACTTTCATTTTCATTTAAAATCTTTTTAGCTAAATTCCTTAATCTTTGCCTTTCCTTTTCTTGTGTTATTCGCCTAGAAATCCCTAAATTATCGCTTGAATTAGGTATATAAACTAAATATTTACCGGGAATGCTTACATTCATTGACAATTGCGGGCCTTTCCTAATCCCGCCATCTTTTTTTACTTGAACTAAAATTTTATCTCCCTTTTTGTAATTATTAGGGTCCCCAGAAGCATCTTTGTATCTTAAAAATCCATTCTTACCTAACCCAATATTAACGAAGAAAGCTTCCAAACTGGGAACTTTATTCTCTATTATTCCTACAAATACTTTACCAATATTCCTATCCGTTTCAAAATCCTCGAAAAAAACTTCACTTAATCTTGAATTTTCTAATATAGCTATTCTAATTTCTTCTAAAGCCTTACTAACTAACATGATTTTTTCTTCGTCCATTACTTGATTTCCTACCTTTGTTCTCATTTTGAAAATTTTCTATTATATTTATTCATCGCCTCGTCTATTTTGTTGTCTAAAATATAGTCAATAACTTCAGAGACCTTGTTTAAGACGATATCTAAAATTTGCAGTTCTTGATCTGTAAAAGGAGATAACACATAATTAGCCAAATCCCCAGAACCATGAACATATCCTTCGTTAATTCCAATTCTTATTCTAGGAAATTCCGTACTTTTTAATATGTTTATAATTGATTTCAAACCATTATGACCTCCGTCAGATCCGTTCTTTCTTATTCGAATTTCACCTAAGTTCAACCATATATCATCGTAAATCACTAAAAGATTCTCTTCTATTTTACCAAATTTTTTGAAAATATAAGGCAAAACTTCTCCACTTGCATTCATATAAGTCATGGGTTTTACAAATATATTATTGTTAATTTCATACCCTTCGAAATTTTTTCCGGATATTTTTTTAATATTTTGAGTATCTTTTTTGATTCCTTCATATCTGTCCAAAGCCAAAAAGCCCACGTTATGTCTTGTGAAAACATAACGCGGGCCAGGATTGCCTAAACCTATTACCAGATTTCTCACCTGTTATTCTTCCTTCATGTTTTCTTGTGTTCTTTCTTCTATCACTTCTGGTTCTGCAAGCTCTTCTCTCTCTTCTAGAGCTTCCTCAACTTCCTCAATAGATTTGGGTTCAAGTACACTCACAAGCACTTCTTCTTCTTGGAGTAACACTTCCGCACTTGGTGGAAGAAGATTTTTGATATCAGAAGTCGTTAATGATTCATCGATTTTTAACTCAGAAATATCAATTTTTATTGAATCAACAACCTCAGAAGGTAAGATGTTTACAGGTATTTCATGAACATATATATTCATGTTTCCACCCTGTGTAACTCCAACTGGTTCCCCTTCGTATTCAATAGGAATTCTAAGATGCATCTTTCTTCCTTCTTGCGGAACATAGAAATCAACATGTATAGGACGATCAGAAACTTTGTGCCTTTGTACTGTTCTTACAAAACATGTAACTTTTTTCCCTTCTTGATTTTCTTCTTTAAGGTTCAACTCAATTAAAGTAGTCTCTGATACCTTTTCCAGCATACTTTCCAATTCTTTAAAAGGAATGTTTAAATGTATATTCTCTTTTAAAGCGGGACCATAAACTTCAGCTGGAACTAGCTTCTCACTTCTGTATTTATTTGCCTTAACTTTTGGATCTCTACTTTTCACATCCAATTTAAAAACTGTTGCCATATAATGACCTCCCAAAATATAATCTAAAAATTTGTATTTTATTGAATGAAAGTTATCTAAATAGTATACTTACAGATAAATTCTTTCTTATTCTTACAATTGCTTCACCTAAAAGGGTGGAAGAAGAAAGCAAAACAAATTTGTCAGGCAATTCATTATGATATATTGTATCTGTAACAATTATTTTATCAATATTTGAATTTTGTAAATTAGTTACGGCACCATTAGAAAATATACCGTGTGTGGCTGCAGCTATGATATTTTCAGCGCCTTTTTGACGTAAAACGTCGGCAGCTGCAGAAAGTGAGCCTCCGGTGTCTATAATATCATCAAAGATTATACAGTTTTCACCTTCTACGTCACCTATTACATTGATTACTTGGGCGACATTATCTTTTGGCCTTCTTTTATCAAGAATTGCCAATGAACAACCTATTTTTTCCGCGAATTTTCTGGCCCTTTTTACCCCGCCTACATCAGGAGAAACTACTACTGTATCTTTTGGAGATAATTTCATTTCCTCAATAAAGAACTTGGAGAATATAGGAAAACTCCATAAGTTATCCACGGGTATATCAAAAAAACCCTGTATTTGCTCAGCGTGGAGATCAATTGTTACAACTCTTGTTGCACCTGCTGTAGTTATAAGATTAGCTACTAATTTAGCTGTTATAGGATCCCTACCCCTGGCCTTTCTATCTTGCCTAGCATATCCAAAATAAGGTATTATTACAGATATAGAAGCTGCCGAAGCTCTTCTGAGAGCATCTATCATAATTAGCATTTCCATAAAATTTTTATTTACTGGGGGAGCAATTGATTGAATTATGTAAACATCGAATCCTCTTACAGTTTCATTTATTTTGACATTTACTTCACCATCAGAAAAAGTAGAAACCTCACAATCTCCCAACCTTGTTCCCATGTATTCAACTATTTTTTTTGCTAACGGAATATTTGAGTTACCAGCAAATACCTTAAATTGATTCTCTTTAATGGGCATCCTTATTCTCCCTTCTTAATATTTTGAACCTTTTGAATAGATTTTTCTAATAACCAGCCTTCTTTATTTACTTGATGAGCTCTTCCTAATGCTAGTGAGTTTTCAGGCACGTCCTTAGTAATTACAGAACCAGCACCGATCAATGAATTTTTCCCTATTTTTATTGGCGCTACTAATGATGTGTTGCTACCTATAAATGATTTGTCATCTATATATGTTTTATTCTTTTTTTCCCCATCAAAATTACAAGTTATAGTCCCTGCCCCAATATTTACTTCTTCCCCAACATAAGTATCTCCTAAGTAAGTCAAATGCTGAGCTTTGCTGTTTTTTGAAACGTGCGTTTTTTTTGTTTCTACGAAATTCCCTATTTTTACCCCTTCTTCTATTATAGTACCTTCCCTTAATCGTGAAAAAGGGCCTATTGAAACGTTACTCTTTATTTCACTTAATTCACATTCTGAGCGTATTATCTTTACATCATTTTCAATTACACATTTTTTTATTCTCGTCATCGGACCTATTTCACAATTTTGTCCTATTCTACTATTCCCAAATATATATGTTTGTGGATGTATGATAGTATCGATACCGATCTCTACATCAGGAGATATGTAAGTTGTGTCAGGATCAATTATCGTAACTCCATTCAACATATGATTTGTCAAAATTTCTTTTCTTATTTTCTTTTCTAGATTTGCTAGTTGAACTCTATCATTAACTCCGGCAACTTCAATTTCTCTATCAGTTTTAACTATTTTTACTTTTTTGAAATAACGGAAAACATCTGTAAGATAATATTCGCCTTGAGCATTCTGAGGAGTAATATTCTTTAAAGCTCTTTTTAACTTTTCGCCTTTGTAAATAGCTATCCCCGTATAAACTTCTTTTATTTCTTTTTCTTCCGCCTTTGTATCCTTTTCTTCTACTATTTTTATAAACTCATTCCCCTTTTTAATTATCCTTCCGTATCCAGTGGGATCTTCTAACTCGATAGTTAGAATCGTAGCTTCATTATCATTTTCTTGATGGACTTTTATTAGTGAATCTAAGGTCGATTTTGATAAAAAAGGCACATCACCATAAAGTATAAGAATATCTTCATTATTATCTATAAATTGCTCAGCAGACATAACAGCATGCCCAGTCCCTAACCTTTCTTTCTGCTCAAAAATTTTTATATCATCATCTAAAAGTTTCTTTACTTGTTCAATCCCATTTCCGAGAACTACTCCTATATCTTTTGAAAGTTGTTTTGCAACATCAATGACCCAATTTATCATGGGTTTATCTAATATTTTATGAGCAACTTTTGGCATTTTTGATTTCATTCTTTTTCCTTGTCCTGCAGCAAGTATTAATATTTTAATTTTTACCCCCTCCTTCCTTTGTGAATTTCATATTTATGCTAATTACTTTTGCACTATAACCTTGAAAGACACTTTTTAATAATCTCTTCTGTGCTCATATCTGAGGTGTTCAACTCTTCTAAAACCTTCAAAATTTCATATTTTTGAAAGCCTAAAGATTCTAAGGCTTCTATGGCTTCTTTAGAATTCTTGTTCTTTTTATGGTGAATATTATCGATATTGGAATATTTACTCAGTGATTCCTGCAGCTCAGATACCAATCTTTCAGCGGTTTTTTTCCCAATTCCAGGAAGCTTTTCTAATTCTTCCTTGTCTTGTGAATTAATGAGAGCAATAAACTCTCGAGCATCAATTTTTCTTAAGATTTTTGATGCCATTCTTGGACCAATTTTTGATACTTTTTTTAACATCTCAAATACCTCTCTCTCTATATTGTCTTTAAAAATATAGAGAGAACTACTCCAATCATTTAATTCCAAAAAGGCATAGAAATCGTATTGATCCCCAATTTTAAAATCTTTTAAGATATTAAAAGAAGGATAAGCCTCTAAGGTAAAATCTCCTACCTTTAACAGCACAATTTCACTTTCAACATCTTCTAAAATAGCTTTAATCTTCCTAACCATGTATAATTCTCCTAATTATTAGAAGGTTTTAAATTACCAAATCTTTGTTAAATAGTGATTCCTTGATTTTCCCAACAAGATACAAAGAGCCTGTTACAAAATAAATGTCACTTTTCTCTAACAATAATTTATTAAAACCTTCTATAGGATCTGATATAAACTCCAAGTCTGCTAAGTGTTTTTTGAATTCTTCGAATATCAATTCAGGATGTTTCCCTCTTTCTGTAGGCACAGTTGTGATAATAATTTTATCGAATATAGAAGAAAATATTTTTGCCATATTTATATAATCTTTGTCTTCTAATATGCCAATTAAGGCTATTTTTCTTTGTTCTGGAAAATAAATTCCTACACTGCTTTTCAATTGTTCAGTTGCAGAAAAATTATGTGCTCCATCAAAAACTATCTTTTTCCCGTTAATCTCACTATAATCAAATCTTCCCTCCCAATAAAATTCCTTTAAAGCCTTTCTTGTTGAATCTATTGAAAGATTTACGTTAAATTTTGATTGATAAGCCTCGATAGTTGCCAAAGTTGTTGCAATATTACCCATTTGAAAAGAACCATTTGCTTTAAAAACTAAATCCTTTATTCCAACATTAACGCCATTATAATCCATCGTGTTTTGGTTAATTTCAAATCTATGATTTGAAGAATAATAATCTTTTCCTTCTTCAAATATCTTTTTTACCCCAACTTCCTTAGCTCTTTCTAGTATGACTTTTTTGGGTTTTTCTTCAATATTCCCTAAAACTAAATAATTATCTTTTTTTATTATACCAGCTTTTTCATAAGCTATTTTTTCCAAAGAATCACCCAAAGTTTTGACATGATCTTTTGATATAGATGTGATTACTGCAATATCAGAATCGATAACATTTGTGGCGTCCAATCTCCCGCCTAAACCCACTTCCACTATAGCTATATCAACTTTTTGTTTTTCGAAATATTTTAATGCCATTGCTGTTGTTATTTCAAAAAACGAAGGAGCATAATCTTCTCCTTTAATATCCATTTCTTTTATTTCATGTTCCATTTCTAAAAAAGTTTGAATAAAATCCTCGTCACTTATGTTCTCTCCATTTATTTTAATTCTTTCATTTATAGATACTAGGTGAGGAGAAGTAAAGGTACCTACTTTCATACCTTGATAACGAAAAATATATGACAATGCGTTTGTAACGCTGCCTTTGCCGTTAGTTCCCGTTACATGAATAGTTTTGTAATTTTTCTGAGGATTACCAATTCTTTTTGTAAGCTCCACTATTCTTTCTAAACCCAATTTTACTTTAAAATTAGCAGATCCTCTTTGATAAATATATTCAAGCAATTTATTGAATTCCATTTAACTAATCTCCCTTAAAAGTTCTTCTAATTTTCTGTGCTTTTCTTTATTCTCATCCAAACTTTCTCTAGCTTTTTCAACTACTTCAGGATCAGCCTTTTCAACAAAATTTTTATTAGACAATTTCTTTTGAAACTTTTCTATATCCTTTTCTAATTTTTCTATATTCTTTTTAAGCCTTTCTCTTTCAGTTTGTATATCTATATACTCACCTAGGGGAATATATACTTCATAATTTTCATCTACAAACGCCGTTGCAGAACTTGATGGTTTTTCTTGAGTTTTTTCTATCTTCTCTATAAAAGCTAAATGTTGAATTATATCTTTGTTTTTTTCGATAAAGTTACTTTCATTATTTATTATTTTATAATTCATTTCAACCTTTTTTATCTGTGGAATTTCCATTTCCGCCTTTACATTTCTAACTCCTTTAACTAATTCCATAATTTTTGAAAACTCATATTCATCCTCAAGAAAAATCAAATTTTCATTAGCTTCTGGCCATTTCGCTGTTATTAATAACTTTGAATCCTTTTGTATAGGTAATTTCTGCCATAACTCCTCTGTTATGTAAGGCATAAATGGATGAAGTAAACGTAGGGATTTATCAAAAACCTCTAGGATTACATTTTGAACTATAAGTTTTTCTTCTTCCTCAGAACTTAACCTCTTTTTTGAAGCTTCTATATACCAATCACATAATTCATTCCAAAAATAATCATATAATTTTCGAGCTGCTTGATCAAAATTATAATTATCAATATCCTTGGATACCTCTTTGATTATCGAATTCACTCTTGTTAATATCCATTTATCTTCAATCTGCAATTCTTTTTCTTCTAAATTAACTTTTTTAAAATCATCCATATTTAGTAAAACAAATCTGGTCGCATTCCAGATTTTATTAGCAAATTTCCTATAAGAATCAAAAAATCTTATATCTAATTTAATATCTCTACCTTGAGCAGCCAAAATAGATAAAGTGAATCTTACTGGGTCCGTTCCATATTCACTGATAACTTCCATTGGATCTACACCATTACCTAACGATTTAGACATTTTCCTTCCGAATTTATCCCTTACTAACTGATGTAAATAAACATCTTTAAAAGGTTTTTCTCCCATAAACTTTTCACCCATCATAATCATCCTGGCTACCCAAAAAAAGATAATATCAAATCCAGTTATTAATAAATCAGTTGGATAATACTTTTTTAACTCTTCACTTTCTTCAGGCCAACCAAAAACAGAAAATGGCCAAAGTGAAGATGAGAACCAAGTATCTAAAACATCTTCATCTTGTTTTATATTCGTCGAACCACATTTTTCACACTTCTCAATATCTTCAACTGATACATTTACATATCCACAATCTTGACAATACCATACGGGAATTCTATGTCCCCACCATAATTGCCTTGAGATACACCAATCTCTAATCTCGTGCATCCAGTTTAGATAAACCTTCTCCCATCTTTCGGGATAAAATTTTACATCTTCTTTTTCAACAACCTCGATAGCCTTTTCGGCCAATGGTTTCATTTTTACAAACCATTGATCCAAAAGCAAAGGTTCTACAACTGTATCACACCTATAACAATGTCCAACAGAATGGGTATAATTTTCTTCTTTTTCTAAGAATCCTTGTTCTTGTAAATCTTCAACAATTTTTTGTCTTGCAATATATCGATCCAAACCTTCGTACTTTCCACCGTTTTCATTTATGGTTGCCTTTTCATCTATAACTTGTATTCTGTCTAAGTTATGTCTTTGCCCTATCTGATAATCATTAGGATCATGGGCAGGCGTTATTTTTACCACACCCGTTCCAAAATTAGGATCAACATATGGATCTGCTATAATTTTTAACCTTCTTCCAACAAGAGGTAAAAAAGCAACTTTTCCAACTATTCCTTTATATCTTTCATCAGACGGGTGAACAGCAAGCGCTGTATCTCCCAACATTGTTTCCGGTCTAGTTGTAGCTACTACTACATAATCGTTACTTTCTTCAAGAAAATACTTAATATACCAAAGTTTTCCATCTTCTTCTATATGTTCAACTTCATCATCTGCAAGTACTGTTCCACAAGAAGGGCA from the Petrotoga sp. 9PW.55.5.1 genome contains:
- a CDS encoding 50S ribosomal protein L25 — protein: MATVFKLDVKSRDPKVKANKYRSEKLVPAEVYGPALKENIHLNIPFKELESMLEKVSETTLIELNLKEENQEGKKVTCFVRTVQRHKVSDRPIHVDFYVPQEGRKMHLRIPIEYEGEPVGVTQGGNMNIYVHEIPVNILPSEVVDSIKIDISELKIDESLTTSDIKNLLPPSAEVLLQEEEVLVSVLEPKSIEEVEEALEEREELAEPEVIEERTQENMKEE
- a CDS encoding ribose-phosphate pyrophosphokinase, which produces MPIKENQFKVFAGNSNIPLAKKIVEYMGTRLGDCEVSTFSDGEVNVKINETVRGFDVYIIQSIAPPVNKNFMEMLIMIDALRRASAASISVIIPYFGYARQDRKARGRDPITAKLVANLITTAGATRVVTIDLHAEQIQGFFDIPVDNLWSFPIFSKFFIEEMKLSPKDTVVVSPDVGGVKRARKFAEKIGCSLAILDKRRPKDNVAQVINVIGDVEGENCIIFDDIIDTGGSLSAAADVLRQKGAENIIAAATHGIFSNGAVTNLQNSNIDKIIVTDTIYHNELPDKFVLLSSSTLLGEAIVRIRKNLSVSILFR
- the pth gene encoding aminoacyl-tRNA hydrolase; the encoded protein is MRNLVIGLGNPGPRYVFTRHNVGFLALDRYEGIKKDTQNIKKISGKNFEGYEINNNIFVKPMTYMNASGEVLPYIFKKFGKIEENLLVIYDDIWLNLGEIRIRKNGSDGGHNGLKSIINILKSTEFPRIRIGINEGYVHGSGDLANYVLSPFTDQELQILDIVLNKVSEVIDYILDNKIDEAMNKYNRKFSK
- a CDS encoding Rne/Rng family ribonuclease, which translates into the protein MRTKVGNQVMDEEKIMLVSKALEEIRIAILENSRLSEVFFEDFETDRNIGKVFVGIIENKVPSLEAFFVNIGLGKNGFLRYKDASGDPNNYKKGDKILVQVKKDGGIRKGPQLSMNVSIPGKYLVYIPNSSDNLGISRRITQEKERQRLRNLAKKILNENESLIFRTNSYGIEEQEALKELQELREKYNQIKEKMGNLKAPNIVYQESDFLGYILRERLDSQTKKVITDDKKSFKKLKKSLKDFDLNPRIEFEKGDIFKIYRIYDQLNEIFDKKIELNGGGTITIDSTEALTAIDVDSAGNLEGKNVEETSYITNIEAAKEIVRQLKLRNIGGMIVVDFIDMKDSSHRKEVIDVIREESKKDKSRVKVLGFTNMGLLELIRKRTTQPLDTNVFSRCPVCHGTGKIIAPSLIYGRLVKEIQSLIKEIKKEKVKNLELNVYHNLSGYLTTSVINELEKELKVQIEVNFNWQNPNSYNIKYKK
- the glmU gene encoding bifunctional UDP-N-acetylglucosamine diphosphorylase/glucosamine-1-phosphate N-acetyltransferase GlmU, translated to MKILILAAGQGKRMKSKMPKVAHKILDKPMINWVIDVAKQLSKDIGVVLGNGIEQVKKLLDDDIKIFEQKERLGTGHAVMSAEQFIDNNEDILILYGDVPFLSKSTLDSLIKVHQENDNEATILTIELEDPTGYGRIIKKGNEFIKIVEEKDTKAEEKEIKEVYTGIAIYKGEKLKRALKNITPQNAQGEYYLTDVFRYFKKVKIVKTDREIEVAGVNDRVQLANLEKKIRKEILTNHMLNGVTIIDPDTTYISPDVEIGIDTIIHPQTYIFGNSRIGQNCEIGPMTRIKKCVIENDVKIIRSECELSEIKSNVSIGPFSRLREGTIIEEGVKIGNFVETKKTHVSKNSKAQHLTYLGDTYVGEEVNIGAGTITCNFDGEKKNKTYIDDKSFIGSNTSLVAPIKIGKNSLIGAGSVITKDVPENSLALGRAHQVNKEGWLLEKSIQKVQNIKKGE
- a CDS encoding VWA-like domain-containing protein gives rise to the protein MEDILQKAWIELEKESLFFSYLRMNFDSVPTNSVRTVKVSITPQGKFRLLYNPIRLKNLGLNITKGILKHEIYHIIFGHIFIKPKNKREKGIWDLAMDAAVNQYIRELDAISEPLDVMVSEGHAPDNEFFFVTAPMDQLNKTAEEYYRYIIKFLEENKMIDVEEISEIREKQGDSHEFSSEIPEEMAFDVVNEFVTKAYDKAKSNLPDGIEMAISIIVKKPFLNWQTLLRRFFGSSIIVEKYRTILRPNRRYEDQPGWMTERGPNIVVILDTSGSIIEEEFNIFFSEIESIAKTLGGKVTLIEADNRVQNILNYNKGSWKELILKGKGSTDMQPAIDYVEENIRPEGIIIFTDGWVEVPMIKRRILFVLSKKYNPEFLNNVIEYYGKNNIAIIN
- a CDS encoding SBBP repeat-containing protein produces the protein MRWSNIINEQGSFSSIKNTVNGWIIGGYIITNNQKEAYLLEIGSTGNKIWENTYGREKDEEIIDMIVSNNNIIAIGTSNSNPERQKDLLILKYSREGILIFQDEYGYTSFNENPTSISRDSEGNIYISGYTTTLNEREWKGFILKINKQIENLNSLEVDFFEILSIRALSRVEDIYVDNNKIYLIGYSVESWPDYDIFLRVINSNNILIDQRIYEGKDREIIKSFKILSNGGFIGVGEIIVENQGSFPLIMKTDKDYKIRK
- a CDS encoding AAA family ATPase, with product MKPSSIKYISKKIMEAGEIPLLWGHFGVGKTDIAREIAQETGRELIILIISQMEPGDLIGLPSRDSERTVFLKPDWWPENDNVIIMIDEINRAHRSIRNAIMQLLIDRRIHNHILPDGAWIMGAANPPDEEYDQVDLITDPAFMSRFFHLELSPDVEDWVNWSYEKRVKKEIISFIQEYPEYLASDHIVSMRLDLRPSPRSWFKLANVLSHLSENDIKDYGYIIAASIVGSEASRAFLSHLENKVELPNPRELLLEAKYLDRIGKLTNEEKVSLILRINNYFESLNEEDMQEILSDGYQKTIADNIKKISNLVPKDALFSVLRFLNEMAEKNKGLKRAFYDKLLEEIAIKLEDSSWIEGI